A stretch of DNA from Bacteroidales bacterium:
CACTATATATTTTCTTAATATTTATTTGCATGTTTAACTTTTTTTAAATAGATTTACCTCATTAAAAATGAATATAATATGAAAACAATTGCAGCCGTTATTCTTTTATTTGGAACATGCTTTTTTTTGCAAGGGCAAACTACTTTTCAAAAAAGGTATGCCATTGGAAACACTTTCGATTTTTTGACTTCTGTCATACAAAATGCTGATAGAAGCTACACCATGGCAGGCTACGATGTAAATATTGGTGCCTATGGTATCGATTTAGTAAAAGTTGATTCAACGGGAGTTGTGCAATGGGCAAAAACCTATCACAGCGGAAGTTTGTTTTTTCCTTACTCAGATTATTACCAACTTGGTAAACTAATAAAAACCTCCGATGGTGGATATGTGGCTTGCGGAACCAGAAAGACAGATTTTTTAATAATGAAATTAGATGCAAACGGAAATCTTACTTGGGCTAAAAATTACAACAACGGTGGCACCAGTCATTATTTAAACTCTATAAAAGAAACCTCCGACGGCGGATTTGTGGCTTGTGGCTACATTCGTCAAACAGCCAACGACTCACTCAATGCTTTTATCATTAAAGTTACCAATAATGGAACACTTTCGTGGGGAGGCACATGGAACAACAACGCATTCAATGCCGACGATGTTTTTAACGATGTAGTCGAAGACCCCGGAAACGGTTTTATTGCAGTTGGCTACACCAATCAGGTTTTTAATAGTGGAAACGACACTACGCAAGATGTTTTAGTTGTTAAAATTGCAACCAATGGATCTTTTACATGGGGTTATACTATGGGCGATGACAATCAAGACGAAGTTGCCCAGTACATCATTAAAAACGGTAGTAATTTTTATCTCACCGGTTATACAACCTATAATGCTATTGGACAAGATCTATTTTTTATGGAGATGACCGGTAGCGGAACACAAAATTTCTGCAAAAAATATAACTATGGTCTCACCGACTGGGGAATGAAAATTTTGCCATTAACTTCGGGTTACTCTATTTTAGGTGGCGATATCTTTCTTGGTGGAAACATTATTAAAATTGATGTCGATGCAACAGGCAATTTTCTTTCAGGATACTCATATTCCGGAAACTTTTCTTTTCCTATTAATATAGATGGACAAAAAACATTAGATAATGGTTGGGTATTCGGTACTATGGCTTCTGATTATACATATTATCTTTTAAAAGCCAATTCATCTGGAAGTACGGGCTGCTACGAAAGCACTTTTAACTCTTCAACCACCACCATAACACTAACTTCAACTAACTATTCGGGCTCTTACCTTACAGGAGCTTCATCGGGAAATCCTTCCATTACCGTTACAGCTTTTAACATAGACACCATGGTTACCGATTGCCAATTTATTCCATGCGATACACCTTTAGTAAGCATTACCCCACCCGCTGCTACCATTTGTCAGGGACAAAACACCACATTAACAGCTTCAGGCTCTAATGGTTCCGGAAGTTGTACAAGTTATTCATGGAATTCTGGTCAAACAACCGCTTCTATCAATGTAAGTCCTACCAATACAACAACTTATACTGTTGTAGGTTACGTAGGGACTTGCCCAAGCCACCCCACTTCGGTAACCGTAACCGTCAATCCCATTCCAATCGTTAGCATTTCAGGCGATAACAACATCTGCGTTGGAGAATCGACTACACTAACGGCTAGTGGCGGTAATTCATATATATGGAGCAATGGTGGTAACACAAACAGTATTGTAGTTTCACCTGTAAATACAACTATTTATAACGTAACCGCTACCAATACCTATTCCTGCACTAGCACCGCCAATTATCAAGTTACCGTAAATCCCTTACCGACAGCTAGTATATCGGGCAATAACACTTCATGCGCAGGTATTAGCGTAACCCTTACTGCAAGCGGAGGCGACCAATATATATGGAACAATGGCAATTCCAATGCTTCTATCACTGTTAACCCAAGTACAACAACAAGTTATCAGGTAACGGTAACAAATACAACTACCGGTTGTACGGCAACTGCATCGCATACCATCAACGTTAACCCTAATCCAACCGTTTATATAGCTGGTGACACCATAATTTGTGAAGGCACCTCCACAACACTTACCGCCAGCGGAGCCGATACTTATTCATGGTCAACAGGAAGCAATACCAACAGCATAACCATATCTCCTCCGTTGGGAACAACTCAGTATTATGTTACAGCTACCAATACAACTACCGGATGTTCTACCGTTCGAGCCATTACTGTCCAAGTAGTATCGGCACCTGTTGTGCAATTTGCAGGCAACACCAATATTTGCATTGGTCAAACAACTACCATAACTGCCAGCGGTGGTAATGCTTACACATGGAATAATGGTAGCCACAATGCATCCATAAATGTTTCGCCAAGCACCACCACTATGTATTACGTTACCGTATCGGCCGGCAGTTGCCAAACAGTCGATAGCATTCAAGTTGTAGTAAACCCACTCCCAACTGTTTCAATTACAGGACCAAACAGCGTTTGCGAAGGTAATAGCATCTCCCTTACAGCAACCGGAGGTACTACTTACCTTTGGAATACTTCCGAAACCAATAATACCATCAATGTATCACCATCTACAACAACCACATACTCTGTAACAGTTACCGATAATACAACCCAATGCTCCGCTACTGCCAACCATACCGTAACTGTAAATTCCAATCCAACCATTACTTTCTCCGGAAATACAAGTATATGCGAAAATGAAACAACTACTATTACTGCCAGTGGAGGCAATCAGTATTTATGGAATACTGGCGAAACAACAAATAGCATAACAGTAAGTCCTCATGTTGGTCAAACTATCTATAGTGTTACAGTAACAAATATTAGCACACAATGTTCCGCCACATCGTCTGTAACGGTTACAGTTAATGCATCGCCCACTGCCATTGCCGGAAACGACACCACTATTTGCTCAGGAACATCGGCACAACTGCATGCTTCAGGAGGCGTTAGTTATGTATGGTTCCCCACTACAACACTCAATAGCTCCACTACAGCTACACCCCTAGCAACACCAAGCGATACCACCACTTATTCCGTCGTAGTAACCAATGCGCAGGGTTGTAAAGATACAGCTACCGTAACAGTCAATGTTGCCAAAATAAACAGCATAAATATTGTTTCTACTTCAGTCAATTGTCCCGAAGGACACGATGGAGCATTATCCGTATCATCTATTTCTGGCGTTTTACCGTTTACCTATAATTGGAGCAATGGTCAAACCACTAGTTCCATCAACAATTTAGCTGCAGGAACTTATCAATTAACCATTACAGATGGCATGGGTTGCACTTACAGCTATTCAGCAACAGTAACTCAACCAGCTTCGTTTAACGGAACCACAAACATTCAAGATGTCTCTTGTTTCAACGGAAATAACGGTGCAATTTCACTAACAATTATTGGAGGTACATCACCTTATACCTATATTTGGAACAATGGCAACCAAACAAATAATCCCACTAACTTAAGTGCAGGAAACTATAATGTAACCGTTACCGATTCGCATAATTGTACTTATATCATAAACGACATTTTAGTAAATCAGCCAGCAAGTGCGTTGAACTATACCCTCGATTCTATAAAACATGCATCATGCTACAATGGCAATGATGGATTAATTATAATTCACGGAACAGGAGGAACAGCACCCTATCAATATCATTGGTCGAACGGTACAAATGTTAATTCCATCGCATTTTTAACGGCTGGTAATTACTACGTAACAATTACCGACAATTATCAATGTAGTTTTACCGAAACCTTTACCATTCAACAACCCGAAGCCATTGTTGTACATTCAAACATCGTTGATGCTTCCTGTATTGATGGCAAAGATGGGAAAATAGAAATTATTATAACCGGAGGTGAAGCTCCATACAACTATCTTTGGTCTAATGGAACAACATTAGTCAATGCCGAAAATATAGGCTCAGGTAATTATGAACTCACTATAACTGATAACAAAAATTGCCAGCAGACAGCTCAATTTACGGTTCATGCTGAACAAACTGAATGCTTGTTAATACCCGAACTCATTACTCCCAATGGTGATAATGTAAACGATTACTTTGCAATTAAAGGTATTGAATATTTCCAGGAAGTAGATATTGAAATTTACAACCGCTGGGGGAATAAAATATTTACCTATTCTGGCAGTGGTTCAGCTTATGCCAATCCTACCAATCAATGGAATGGTAAATATAAAGACAAAGACGAATGTAGCCCTTGCTCTTTTATTTATATCGTAAATGTTCACAACGGACGCAAACCCTATCAAGGTATTGTTACCGTTAAAAAGTAAGATTCGTTTTTAATTTGAAAATAATGGTCATTTTTTTGTTCATAAGCTGAGAATTCTCTAATTTTGTTGAAAATAAAATATCATAACTATGGCACAAAAAGTATTAGACGTAATTAAACCCGGTGTTGTTTGGGGCAAAGACTTAATGGAATTATTTCGCATTGCCAAAGAAAATGGCTTTGCAATGCCTGCTGTAAATGTAGTTGGAACCAATTCTATCAACGCAGTTTTAGAAGCTGCAAAAACAGTAAATTCACCCGTGATGATCCAATTTTCTAATGGTGGTGGTCAATTTTACGCTGGCAAAGGCTTACCCAACGATCATCAAGAAGCTTCCATAGCCGGTTCCATTTCAGGAGCTATGCATATTCATCAGGTTGCTGAAATGTATGGAATACCTGTTATTATTCATACCGACCATGCTGCCAAAAAATTATTACCCTGGGTAGATGGTCTATTAGAAGCAGGAGAAAAACATTTTAAACAATACGGAAAACCCTTATTCAGTTCTCATATGCTCGATTTGAGCGAAGAACCTTTGAAAGAAAACATTGAAATTTGCAAAAAATACCTCGAACGCATGTCAAAAATAGGCATGGTGCTCGAAATTGAATTAGGGGTAACAGGAGGCGAAGAAGATGGCGTGGACAATACAGGAGTTGATAACTCTCGTTTATACACCCAACCCGAAGATGTAGCATATGCATATGAAGAACTCAGCAAAATAAGCAATCAATTTACAATAGCAGCATCATTTGGTAACGTTCATGGTGTGTATAAACCCGGAAATGTAAAATTACAACCCATTATACTTAAAAACTCACAAGATTACATTCAAAAGAAATTTAATACCGGCACCAAACCTGTAAGCTTTGTATTTCATGGTGGTTCGGGTAGCAGCCGCGACGAAATCCGCGAAGCAGTATCGTATGGTGTGGTAAAAATGAATATCGATACCGATACTCAATGGGCATTCTGGGATGGAGTTCATCAATATTATTTAAAGAAAAAAGATTACTTACAGGGTCAGATAGGCAATCCTGAAGGAGACGATAAACCCAATAAAAAATACTACGACCCCCGTGCATGGTTACGCGAAGGCGAAAAAGCTATCATCGAACGCCTTAAAATAGCTTTCGAAGATCTAAACTGCACAAATAGAAACTAAATAGAATATCATGTCATCTAAAGAGAAGTGGGGAACGCGGGTAGGACTTGTATTAGCCATGGCAGGTAATGCTGTGGGATTAGGCAACTTCCTGCGTTTTCCCGTTCAAGCGGTTCAAAATGGTGGTGGTGCCTTTATGATACCTTACTTTGTATCATTCTTACTTTTAGGTATTCCACTATTATGGGTAGAATGGTCTATTGGTAAGTATGGAGGCATGTTTGGCAAACACAGCACTCCTTTTATGTTTCATAACATGAATAAAAAATGGTTATGGAAGTATGTTGGTGTTTTTGGAATTTTTACTAACCTTGCCATAGCTTCGTACTATTCTTATATTGAAAGCTGGACTATTTCGTATGTATATCATAGCATAGCTGGAACATTTTCGTCCATGAATCAACACGAAGTGGCAAGCTTTTTTAGCAATTACCTCAATGTATCATCCGCAACAACCGGCATTCCATATGAGTCGCTTTTCTTCTTTTTAATTTGCCTCAGCATCAATGTATGGATACTTAGCAAAGGGTTAAGCGAAGGAATCGAAAAAGCATCGAAAATCGGTATTCCACTGCTTATCTTATTTGGTATTTTCTTGGCAATCAAAGCATTAACATTAAAAGCAGGTCATGAAGGTGCGATAAACGATGGAATAGTGGGCTTAAACTTTTTATGGACACCTCATTTCGACTCTTTAGCCAATCCTAAGGTTTGGCTTGCTGCTGCAGGACAAATATTCTTTACCCTTTCGGTAGGAATGGGTTCTATTCAGTGTTATGCTTCATATTTGCGAGAAAAAGACGACGTAGCACTAAACGGTATGGCAGCAGGGTGGACCAACGAATTTATTGAAGTTATTATTGGTAGTTCTATCATAATTCCCATTGCTATAGGTTATTTTGGAATAGATAAAGTTGTGGATTTAGTTCAATTAGGCGGATTAGGATTGGGCTTTAAAACGATGCCATACCTTTTTGCACAATGGGGACCTGTATTAGCAGCATTAGCCGGCACTGCTTTCTTTGGTTTGCTATTCTTTGCTGGCATTACTTCAGCCCTTGCCATGGGACAGCCGGTAATGGCATTTTTGCAAGACGAATTTGCATGGACACGAAAAAAGTCGGCTTTGGCCTTTGGCTTAGCAACATTAACGCTCGCTTTGCCCACCATTTTCTTTTTTGAATATGGAGTTTTTGATGAATACGACTATTGGGCTGGTACTGTAACACTCGTAGTATTTGCTATGCTCGAAGTTATTTTGTTTAGTTGGGTATTTGGACTAAATAAAGGCTGGAAAATTTTAACCACAGGTGCCGAAATTAAAGTTCCTTCCATTTATCGTTTTATATTAAAATTTGTAACTCCTGTTATTCTTATTCTTGTGTTTTTAGGGGCACTCATCAGACCTACAAACGATGATTGGAGTACATTATTCACTTCAAAATATGAATTACACGAAGAATCGATATTAGGCAAAATTCTCAACAAAAGCATTCGATACAATAAAGAATATTTTGCTAATGCTTATTATGCAGAGTGGGATGGCACTATTACCAAGATAAACTCCAACGAAATAACCGTTACCGACACGCAAGGGAATAACCACTCTGTAGAGCTTTCTGGAAAAGACAAACCGATAGTACAAATCAATCAGCCTATTAAAGCTGGCGATCCTTTGTATCAAGGATTTGTGGTAAATCATATCCTCTGGATAACCCTTTCGCGATTATTATTGGTTACAATCTTTTTACTTATTGCATGGTTGGTGCATAAAGCTTATAAAAAACAAAAACAAACCCTATTATGACAACGGAAGCACTAATTTTTATGCTGGTTTCTGAAGGCATTATTGCAGTTGTAACTATTTACTTTTTTATAAAAGTATTACGCTCAAAAAAAGAATTTAATCAAGACGACTCTTCTAACGATGCTTAGGTCCTAC
This window harbors:
- a CDS encoding sodium-dependent transporter encodes the protein MMSSKEKWGTRVGLVLAMAGNAVGLGNFLRFPVQAVQNGGGAFMIPYFVSFLLLGIPLLWVEWSIGKYGGMFGKHSTPFMFHNMNKKWLWKYVGVFGIFTNLAIASYYSYIESWTISYVYHSIAGTFSSMNQHEVASFFSNYLNVSSATTGIPYESLFFFLICLSINVWILSKGLSEGIEKASKIGIPLLILFGIFLAIKALTLKAGHEGAINDGIVGLNFLWTPHFDSLANPKVWLAAAGQIFFTLSVGMGSIQCYASYLREKDDVALNGMAAGWTNEFIEVIIGSSIIIPIAIGYFGIDKVVDLVQLGGLGLGFKTMPYLFAQWGPVLAALAGTAFFGLLFFAGITSALAMGQPVMAFLQDEFAWTRKKSALAFGLATLTLALPTIFFFEYGVFDEYDYWAGTVTLVVFAMLEVILFSWVFGLNKGWKILTTGAEIKVPSIYRFILKFVTPVILILVFLGALIRPTNDDWSTLFTSKYELHEESILGKILNKSIRYNKEYFANAYYAEWDGTITKINSNEITVTDTQGNNHSVELSGKDKPIVQINQPIKAGDPLYQGFVVNHILWITLSRLLLVTIFLLIAWLVHKAYKKQKQTLL
- the fbaA gene encoding class II fructose-bisphosphate aldolase; its protein translation is MAQKVLDVIKPGVVWGKDLMELFRIAKENGFAMPAVNVVGTNSINAVLEAAKTVNSPVMIQFSNGGGQFYAGKGLPNDHQEASIAGSISGAMHIHQVAEMYGIPVIIHTDHAAKKLLPWVDGLLEAGEKHFKQYGKPLFSSHMLDLSEEPLKENIEICKKYLERMSKIGMVLEIELGVTGGEEDGVDNTGVDNSRLYTQPEDVAYAYEELSKISNQFTIAASFGNVHGVYKPGNVKLQPIILKNSQDYIQKKFNTGTKPVSFVFHGGSGSSRDEIREAVSYGVVKMNIDTDTQWAFWDGVHQYYLKKKDYLQGQIGNPEGDDKPNKKYYDPRAWLREGEKAIIERLKIAFEDLNCTNRN
- a CDS encoding gliding motility-associated C-terminal domain-containing protein, which gives rise to MKTIAAVILLFGTCFFLQGQTTFQKRYAIGNTFDFLTSVIQNADRSYTMAGYDVNIGAYGIDLVKVDSTGVVQWAKTYHSGSLFFPYSDYYQLGKLIKTSDGGYVACGTRKTDFLIMKLDANGNLTWAKNYNNGGTSHYLNSIKETSDGGFVACGYIRQTANDSLNAFIIKVTNNGTLSWGGTWNNNAFNADDVFNDVVEDPGNGFIAVGYTNQVFNSGNDTTQDVLVVKIATNGSFTWGYTMGDDNQDEVAQYIIKNGSNFYLTGYTTYNAIGQDLFFMEMTGSGTQNFCKKYNYGLTDWGMKILPLTSGYSILGGDIFLGGNIIKIDVDATGNFLSGYSYSGNFSFPINIDGQKTLDNGWVFGTMASDYTYYLLKANSSGSTGCYESTFNSSTTTITLTSTNYSGSYLTGASSGNPSITVTAFNIDTMVTDCQFIPCDTPLVSITPPAATICQGQNTTLTASGSNGSGSCTSYSWNSGQTTASINVSPTNTTTYTVVGYVGTCPSHPTSVTVTVNPIPIVSISGDNNICVGESTTLTASGGNSYIWSNGGNTNSIVVSPVNTTIYNVTATNTYSCTSTANYQVTVNPLPTASISGNNTSCAGISVTLTASGGDQYIWNNGNSNASITVNPSTTTSYQVTVTNTTTGCTATASHTINVNPNPTVYIAGDTIICEGTSTTLTASGADTYSWSTGSNTNSITISPPLGTTQYYVTATNTTTGCSTVRAITVQVVSAPVVQFAGNTNICIGQTTTITASGGNAYTWNNGSHNASINVSPSTTTMYYVTVSAGSCQTVDSIQVVVNPLPTVSITGPNSVCEGNSISLTATGGTTYLWNTSETNNTINVSPSTTTTYSVTVTDNTTQCSATANHTVTVNSNPTITFSGNTSICENETTTITASGGNQYLWNTGETTNSITVSPHVGQTIYSVTVTNISTQCSATSSVTVTVNASPTAIAGNDTTICSGTSAQLHASGGVSYVWFPTTTLNSSTTATPLATPSDTTTYSVVVTNAQGCKDTATVTVNVAKINSINIVSTSVNCPEGHDGALSVSSISGVLPFTYNWSNGQTTSSINNLAAGTYQLTITDGMGCTYSYSATVTQPASFNGTTNIQDVSCFNGNNGAISLTIIGGTSPYTYIWNNGNQTNNPTNLSAGNYNVTVTDSHNCTYIINDILVNQPASALNYTLDSIKHASCYNGNDGLIIIHGTGGTAPYQYHWSNGTNVNSIAFLTAGNYYVTITDNYQCSFTETFTIQQPEAIVVHSNIVDASCIDGKDGKIEIIITGGEAPYNYLWSNGTTLVNAENIGSGNYELTITDNKNCQQTAQFTVHAEQTECLLIPELITPNGDNVNDYFAIKGIEYFQEVDIEIYNRWGNKIFTYSGSGSAYANPTNQWNGKYKDKDECSPCSFIYIVNVHNGRKPYQGIVTVKK